A genomic region of Magnolia sinica isolate HGM2019 chromosome 6, MsV1, whole genome shotgun sequence contains the following coding sequences:
- the LOC131248910 gene encoding glucose-1-phosphate adenylyltransferase large subunit 2, chloroplastic/amyloplastic-like — protein MEDGEIDFQFRSALLNSSFPSQRSILDSIISHGCFLRECSVEHSIVGTRSRLKYGSELKGKGSAFCAGGDVLNMAHFVITSRCLFSSMQQIL, from the exons ATGGAAGATGGAGAGATCGATTTTCAGTTCAGGTCTGCACTTCTGAATTCCTCATTTCCATCTCAGAGAtcg ATTTTGGACTCCATAATTTCACATGGATGCTTCTTAAGGGAATGCAGTGTTGAACATTCCATAGTTGGGACACGCTCAAGACTGAAGTATGGGTCTGAACTGAAG GGGAAAGGAAGTGCGTTTTGTGCTGGTGGTGATGTTCTAAATATGGCCCATTTTGTAATCACCAGTAGATGTCTCTTTTCTAGCATGCAACAAATCCTTTAA